The following are encoded together in the Thalassococcus arenae genome:
- a CDS encoding FAD-binding oxidoreductase yields MPLSPADDAFADALAATLAPDTLRRAEPRYLEEPRGRWAGAAGWVARPRNTDEVAGIVSACARGGVGIVPYGGGTGLVGGQVCGADQPASLILSLERMTAIRAIYPQENVLIAEAGAILADVQAAAAGQNRLFPLSLASEGSARIGGLLATNAGGVNVLRYGNARDQVLGLEAVMADGTVWHGLSRLRKDNTGYDLRHLLVGSEGTLGIITAASLKLSPRPTATGTALLTVTGPEAALSFLALARDHLGEAVSAFELMHRTGFDFLAETLPEVRQPWAEPPNWVVLIEVGLSGGADPQAGLEALFAAAHAAGLVSDGLIAQSEQQARDFWALRERIPEANRRIGAVSSHDISVPLGAIPDFIATCGPALARIGTFRINCFGHVGDGNLHYNVFPIPGETRGDHDDKRAAIKACVHDHVHALGGSVSAEHGIGRLKVDDLERYGDPVKLAAMRAIKNALDPNGILNPGAVLRRL; encoded by the coding sequence ATGCCGCTTTCTCCCGCCGATGATGCCTTTGCCGATGCCCTGGCCGCCACTCTTGCGCCCGACACCTTGCGCCGGGCCGAGCCACGCTACCTGGAGGAACCGCGCGGGCGGTGGGCCGGTGCCGCGGGTTGGGTGGCGCGACCGCGCAACACCGACGAGGTGGCCGGGATCGTGTCGGCCTGTGCGCGCGGCGGCGTCGGCATCGTGCCCTATGGCGGTGGCACCGGCCTGGTCGGTGGGCAGGTCTGCGGCGCCGACCAGCCCGCCTCGCTGATCCTGTCGCTCGAGCGGATGACGGCCATCCGCGCGATCTACCCGCAGGAGAACGTCCTGATCGCCGAAGCGGGCGCGATCCTCGCCGACGTGCAGGCCGCCGCTGCCGGTCAGAACCGCCTGTTCCCGCTATCGCTGGCCTCCGAGGGATCGGCCCGGATCGGCGGCCTGTTGGCCACCAACGCGGGTGGTGTGAATGTGCTGCGCTACGGCAATGCCCGCGACCAGGTGCTGGGTCTCGAGGCAGTGATGGCCGACGGCACGGTCTGGCATGGCCTGTCGCGGTTGCGAAAGGACAACACCGGCTATGACCTGCGCCACTTGCTCGTCGGTTCGGAAGGGACGCTCGGGATCATCACCGCGGCCAGCCTGAAACTGTCGCCCCGTCCCACCGCCACCGGAACGGCCCTGTTGACCGTGACCGGCCCCGAAGCCGCGCTTTCGTTTCTGGCCCTGGCCCGGGACCACCTGGGCGAAGCGGTGTCGGCCTTCGAATTGATGCACCGCACCGGGTTCGATTTTCTGGCCGAGACGCTGCCAGAGGTGCGCCAGCCATGGGCCGAACCGCCGAATTGGGTCGTGCTCATCGAGGTTGGGCTGAGCGGTGGGGCCGATCCGCAAGCCGGGCTGGAGGCGCTGTTCGCCGCCGCCCACGCGGCCGGTCTGGTCAGCGATGGGCTGATTGCGCAGTCCGAACAGCAAGCACGGGATTTCTGGGCGCTGCGCGAACGCATCCCCGAGGCCAACCGCCGTATCGGCGCCGTATCCAGCCACGACATATCGGTCCCGCTGGGTGCGATCCCGGACTTTATCGCCACCTGCGGTCCAGCCCTGGCGCGGATCGGCACGTTCCGCATCAACTGCTTCGGTCACGTCGGCGACGGCAACCTGCACTATAATGTGTTTCCGATACCCGGCGAAACGCGCGGCGACCACGACGACAAGCGCGCCGCGATCAAGGCCTGCGTGCATGACCACGTGCATGCGCTTGGCGGTTCGGTCAGCGCCGAACATGGGATCGGACGGCTCAAGGTCGATGACCTTGAACGCTACGGCGATCCCGTCAAGCTGGCGGCGATGCGCGCGATCAAGAACGCACTGGATCCGAATGGCATCCTGAACCCCGGCGCGGTGCTGCGCCGGCTTTAA
- a CDS encoding lytic transglycosylase domain-containing protein, protein MTIRFLARAVLCAALAIPAYAESPQPFQDFSAKRVKPPKPGTARRITVQIAPRAEPAVPPRPALKAAPDAVPAAVPAPSGRETGIGRYTWFWDVVSPKLDQSGPGRLEPAINRLMKPPAGQGVSAPRLQDLQDIADRHGADLLRATVGTRVSPALALAVMAVESGGKPDAQSGAGAQGLMQLMPATAERFGVADSFDASQNIKGGVAFLDFLMERFNGDPILVLAGYNAGENAIPQHNGVPPYAETRDYVPKVLAAFQTAKGLCLTPPQLVSDGCVFRVMNR, encoded by the coding sequence ATGACAATCAGATTTCTGGCAAGAGCGGTGCTTTGCGCCGCATTGGCGATTCCGGCGTATGCGGAATCGCCTCAGCCCTTTCAGGATTTCAGCGCCAAACGGGTCAAGCCGCCCAAACCCGGCACGGCGCGCCGCATCACGGTTCAGATCGCGCCCCGTGCCGAACCCGCCGTGCCGCCACGGCCGGCACTCAAGGCCGCGCCGGATGCCGTGCCTGCCGCGGTACCGGCGCCGTCGGGCCGCGAGACCGGGATCGGGCGCTATACCTGGTTCTGGGATGTGGTGTCGCCCAAGCTGGATCAGTCCGGGCCCGGACGGCTCGAACCGGCGATCAATCGGCTGATGAAACCCCCTGCGGGTCAGGGCGTGTCGGCGCCGCGCCTGCAGGACTTGCAGGACATCGCCGATCGCCACGGTGCCGACCTGTTGCGCGCAACCGTGGGCACGCGGGTATCGCCCGCGCTGGCGTTGGCGGTGATGGCCGTGGAATCCGGCGGCAAACCGGATGCCCAAAGCGGTGCGGGCGCTCAGGGACTGATGCAGCTGATGCCGGCGACGGCCGAGCGCTTCGGCGTTGCCGACAGTTTCGACGCGAGCCAGAACATCAAGGGTGGGGTGGCCTTCCTCGATTTCCTCATGGAGCGGTTCAACGGCGATCCGATCCTGGTTCTGGCAGGTTACAATGCCGGCGAAAACGCGATCCCGCAGCATAACGGCGTGCCACCCTATGCCGAGACCCGCGACTACGTGCCCAAGGTGCTGGCGGCCTTCCAGACCGCCAAGGGTCTGTGCCTGACGCCGCCGCAGCTGGTATCGGATGGCTGCGTTTTCCGCGTGATGAACCGTTAA
- a CDS encoding Flp family type IVb pilin: MMKFLNTFRKDEDGAVTVDWVVLTAAVVGLAIAAYSTIETNASNLITAAGGAVANENDF; encoded by the coding sequence ATGATGAAGTTCCTGAACACCTTCCGCAAGGATGAAGACGGCGCCGTGACGGTTGACTGGGTGGTTCTGACCGCCGCTGTCGTTGGCCTGGCCATCGCCGCCTACTCGACCATCGAGACCAACGCGTCGAACCTGATCACTGCTGCCGGTGGCGCCGTCGCGAACGAAAACGACTTCTAA
- the cpaB gene encoding Flp pilus assembly protein CpaB, producing the protein MRLLFGLVLIAGLGLAGFAVYMAQNYIGAYENALQEERAKVTKAVPTQMIYVSSRPIAYGEELTDADIRLVPWPKEILPVGYFDDTNPIIVDGEKPRVVLRPMEANEAFMPVKVSEPGGDAGLTSRLEKGQRAFAIKVDVASGVSGFLRPGDRVDVYWTGRIPGNDPNLPQGDVTKLIQSGIRLIAVDQTATSDNTDATIARTVTVAASPTEIAGLAQAQSTGKLSLSLMGINDDTVAEAIEVDQRSLLGITKVEQNAENSLEVCTIRTRRGADVVEIPIPCTD; encoded by the coding sequence ATGCGACTGTTGTTTGGACTCGTGCTGATCGCGGGGCTCGGCCTGGCCGGCTTTGCAGTATATATGGCACAGAACTATATCGGCGCGTATGAAAACGCGCTGCAGGAAGAACGGGCCAAGGTGACCAAGGCGGTTCCGACACAGATGATCTACGTGTCATCGCGCCCCATCGCCTACGGCGAAGAATTGACCGATGCCGACATCCGCCTTGTGCCCTGGCCCAAGGAAATTCTGCCGGTCGGCTATTTCGACGACACGAACCCGATCATCGTCGATGGCGAAAAGCCCCGCGTCGTTTTGCGCCCGATGGAAGCCAACGAAGCCTTCATGCCTGTCAAGGTGTCCGAACCCGGTGGCGACGCCGGTCTAACGTCGCGCCTGGAAAAAGGCCAGCGCGCCTTCGCGATCAAGGTCGACGTGGCTTCGGGCGTGTCGGGTTTCCTGCGGCCCGGCGACCGGGTCGATGTCTACTGGACCGGCCGCATACCCGGCAACGATCCCAACCTGCCGCAGGGCGATGTGACCAAGCTTATCCAAAGCGGCATCCGTCTGATCGCCGTCGACCAGACCGCGACCAGCGACAATACCGACGCCACCATCGCCCGGACGGTGACGGTCGCGGCATCCCCGACCGAGATCGCGGGCCTTGCGCAGGCGCAATCCACCGGCAAGCTGTCGCTGTCGCTGATGGGGATCAATGACGATACGGTGGCGGAAGCCATCGAGGTCGACCAGCGGTCGCTGCTGGGCATCACCAAGGTCGAACAGAACGCCGAAAATTCGCTTGAGGTCTGCACGATCCGCACGCGCCGAGGTGCCGACGTGGTCGAAATCCCTATTCCCTGCACCGACTGA
- a CDS encoding type II and III secretion system protein family protein, translated as MKSKTLFKAALLGLGLIAGPLASVAQAETLRIVRTGTESALNVPMNRAVVVESDQPFAELSIANPAIADISSLSDRTIYVLGKSPGTTTLTILDAQGRLITNVDVRVAADVTEFKERLRQILPDETIEVRTANDGIVLSGTVSSIVKQERALALAERYAPERVSNLMVVGGVQQVMLKVRFAEMQRSVAKSLRASLATGGSVLDGDLGLELGTGNASPLAAVDDVATKLQPQSGSNASEGAILFGFNAGGLEVGILLEALESKGVVRTLAEPNLVALSGQEAKFLAGGEYPVPVSQSDGTISIEFKPFGVELNFVPRVVDKDLINLELEAAVSSIDPDNGFELETIRVDAFSRRETSTTVEMRDGESFAIAGLLQDDFRDLNGQVPWLGDIPVLGALFRSAEYRREQSELVIIVTPHLVTPTRGEALALPTDRVKAPTERDLFLFGRTTAGTRNPRPQTGAAGEVAKQDFTSSYGYVMD; from the coding sequence ATGAAATCGAAGACTCTTTTCAAAGCAGCCCTTCTGGGGCTTGGTCTGATCGCAGGGCCGCTGGCCAGTGTCGCTCAGGCAGAAACCCTGCGCATCGTGCGCACGGGAACGGAATCCGCGCTGAATGTCCCGATGAACCGGGCCGTCGTCGTCGAAAGCGACCAGCCCTTTGCAGAGCTGTCCATCGCGAACCCGGCAATCGCGGACATCTCGTCGCTGTCGGATCGGACGATCTATGTCCTGGGCAAATCCCCCGGCACGACGACATTGACCATTCTGGACGCGCAAGGCCGGCTGATCACCAATGTCGACGTGCGCGTCGCGGCGGATGTGACCGAATTCAAGGAACGCCTGCGGCAGATCCTGCCGGACGAGACGATCGAGGTTCGGACCGCCAATGACGGCATCGTGCTGTCCGGCACCGTTTCGAGCATCGTCAAGCAGGAACGCGCGCTGGCACTGGCCGAACGCTATGCTCCCGAACGCGTGTCGAACCTGATGGTCGTCGGCGGCGTTCAGCAGGTCATGCTGAAGGTCCGCTTCGCCGAAATGCAACGGTCGGTAGCGAAATCGCTGCGCGCCTCGCTTGCAACCGGCGGTTCCGTACTTGACGGCGATCTCGGGCTCGAACTGGGCACCGGCAACGCCTCGCCGTTGGCCGCGGTCGACGACGTCGCAACCAAACTGCAACCGCAATCGGGCTCGAACGCCTCCGAAGGCGCCATTCTTTTCGGCTTCAACGCCGGTGGCCTGGAAGTGGGTATTCTTCTGGAAGCCCTTGAAAGCAAAGGCGTTGTTCGCACCCTGGCAGAACCGAACCTGGTCGCCCTGTCCGGACAGGAGGCCAAGTTCCTCGCTGGCGGCGAATATCCCGTTCCGGTGTCGCAGTCAGACGGTACGATCTCGATCGAGTTCAAGCCCTTCGGTGTCGAACTGAACTTTGTCCCGCGCGTCGTGGACAAGGACCTGATCAATCTCGAGCTCGAAGCCGCGGTTTCGTCGATCGATCCCGACAACGGGTTCGAACTGGAAACGATCCGCGTCGATGCCTTCAGCCGGCGCGAAACCTCGACCACGGTGGAAATGCGCGACGGTGAAAGCTTTGCCATCGCCGGCCTGCTTCAGGACGATTTCCGCGACCTGAACGGTCAGGTTCCTTGGCTGGGCGACATTCCGGTCCTGGGCGCGCTGTTCCGCAGCGCAGAGTATCGCCGGGAACAATCCGAACTGGTTATCATCGTGACACCGCACCTTGTTACCCCGACCCGGGGCGAGGCGCTGGCTTTGCCGACAGACCGGGTCAAGGCGCCGACGGAGCGTGATCTTTTCCTCTTCGGCCGTACCACGGCCGGCACCCGCAATCCCCGCCCGCAGACAGGCGCGGCCGGCGAGGTGGCCAAGCAGGATTTCACCAGCTCCTACGGCTATGTGATGGACTGA
- a CDS encoding OmpA family protein — MNRIVLTGLALAMVAGCSRLGNDPVYSSFDREAGALVDIGHFGNATMNNTQLMTGEKQYTYDLSQRFAAEVMTTVNFAFNSAQLDSGARDTLREQANWIRQFPEIRFRVYGHTDKVGSDSYNKNLGLRRAQAVVHYLASQGISTSRLEAVVSFGETQPLIVTEGRERRNRRTVTEVSGFVSSHPTVLEGRYAEVIYRDYVRSAEPRSTLSGIVGEDFRTTQ; from the coding sequence ATGAACAGGATCGTCTTGACAGGACTGGCATTGGCCATGGTCGCGGGGTGCAGCAGGTTGGGCAATGACCCGGTCTATTCCTCCTTCGACCGCGAGGCTGGCGCACTGGTCGATATCGGGCATTTCGGCAATGCCACGATGAACAACACCCAGCTGATGACCGGCGAAAAGCAATACACCTACGATCTGTCGCAGCGTTTTGCGGCCGAGGTCATGACCACGGTGAATTTCGCCTTCAACTCGGCGCAACTGGATAGCGGCGCGCGCGACACGCTGCGGGAACAGGCCAACTGGATCCGCCAGTTCCCGGAAATCCGTTTCCGTGTCTACGGCCATACCGACAAGGTGGGATCGGACAGCTACAACAAGAACCTCGGTCTGCGCCGCGCCCAGGCCGTTGTCCATTACCTGGCCAGCCAGGGCATCAGCACATCGCGTCTCGAAGCGGTGGTGTCTTTCGGCGAAACCCAGCCGCTGATCGTGACCGAAGGCCGCGAACGCCGCAACCGCCGCACGGTGACCGAGGTTTCCGGGTTCGTCAGCAGCCATCCGACCGTGCTCGAGGGCCGCTACGCCGAAGTGATCTACCGTGACTACGTGCGCAGCGCCGAACCGCGCTCGACCCTGTCGGGTATCGTCGGCGAAGATTTCCGCACCACGCAATAA
- a CDS encoding AAA family ATPase encodes MTRNSVQQSEFSPIAACTISRDVQNFDLLIEDMETILGENWGDLGFNEATAFLAQPDAEHLEFIAIAIDESDEDRIAQLSDIIASAKGRGIKVVLIAEDVSPAALHQLLRRGADEFVPYPLPEGELATAVERMRRPPEPAEPKSAGIANGKVSLKGDGDGVLMAVHGLAGGVGSTTFAVNLAYELATVNKDSPPRVCLIDLDLQFGSVATFLDLPRRESVMELLSDVASMDGESFAQALVGFDNKLQVLTSPADMLPLDMISPSDVHRILEVAREHFDFVIVDMPTTLVHWSETVLNEAQVYFALVELDMRSAQNALRLKRALQAEELPFDKLRFALNHAPKFTDLQGKSRVKRMADSLGISIDLKLPDGGAAVAQACDHGIPLAAHAAKNPLRRELSKLAQQLYSVGQSDAEAA; translated from the coding sequence ATGACGCGTAATTCAGTTCAACAATCGGAGTTCAGCCCGATCGCGGCGTGCACCATCAGCCGCGATGTGCAGAATTTCGATCTTCTGATCGAAGACATGGAAACCATCCTTGGGGAAAACTGGGGCGACCTGGGTTTCAACGAGGCCACCGCGTTTCTGGCTCAACCCGACGCGGAACATCTGGAATTCATCGCGATCGCGATCGATGAAAGCGACGAAGACCGCATCGCGCAGCTGTCCGATATCATCGCCTCGGCCAAGGGGCGTGGCATCAAGGTGGTGCTGATCGCCGAAGACGTCAGCCCGGCAGCGTTGCATCAATTGCTTCGGCGGGGCGCCGACGAATTCGTCCCCTACCCGCTTCCCGAGGGCGAACTGGCCACAGCCGTGGAACGGATGCGCCGCCCGCCCGAGCCGGCCGAACCGAAGAGCGCCGGCATCGCGAACGGCAAGGTCAGTCTCAAGGGCGATGGCGACGGGGTTCTGATGGCCGTGCACGGCCTGGCCGGTGGCGTCGGGTCCACGACATTCGCCGTCAACCTGGCCTACGAACTGGCCACGGTGAACAAGGACAGCCCGCCGCGTGTCTGTCTGATCGATCTCGATCTGCAATTCGGGTCGGTCGCGACGTTCCTCGACCTGCCCCGCCGCGAATCCGTGATGGAACTGCTGTCGGACGTCGCCAGCATGGACGGCGAAAGCTTTGCCCAGGCGCTTGTGGGCTTCGACAACAAGCTGCAAGTGCTGACATCGCCTGCGGACATGCTGCCGCTGGACATGATTTCGCCCAGCGATGTGCACCGGATCCTGGAAGTTGCACGGGAACACTTCGATTTCGTCATCGTTGACATGCCGACGACCCTGGTGCACTGGTCCGAAACCGTCCTGAACGAGGCGCAGGTCTATTTCGCTCTGGTCGAACTGGACATGCGCTCGGCCCAGAACGCGTTGCGCCTCAAGCGCGCGCTGCAGGCCGAGGAACTGCCCTTCGACAAGCTGCGGTTCGCTCTGAACCACGCCCCCAAGTTCACCGACCTGCAAGGCAAGAGCCGGGTCAAGCGGATGGCCGACAGCCTGGGCATCTCGATCGACCTGAAACTGCCCGATGGCGGCGCCGCCGTGGCGCAAGCCTGCGATCACGGCATCCCGCTGGCCGCCCATGCCGCCAAGAACCCGTTGCGCCGCGAGCTGTCCAAGCTGGCGCAACAACTCTACTCGGTCGGGCAATCCGACGCAGAAGCCGCCTGA
- a CDS encoding CpaF family protein — protein MFSRYKKSEGRAAQPVPQVPVEEPAKTAKPESQVKRKLKPEVAAQTAAMDKEKKRKERLGEIKLELHRALLDNLNLSALDQATESDLREEINAIATESLSEKGIVLNRDERRTLNQELYDEVKGLGPLEPLLQDEAISDILVNGPHQIFVEKAGKLTLSDVTFKDEKHLMRIIDKIVSAVGRRVDESNPYVDARLADGSRFNAMVPPIAIDGSLVSIRKFKKDKLGIDDLIRFGAFTEEMAVYLQAAVATRLNIIVSGGTGSGKTTTLNALSSFIDDSERILTIEDTAELQLQQTHVGRMESRPPNVEGKGAVTPRDCLKNALRMRPDRIIVGETRGEEVIDMLQAMNTGHDGSMTTIHANSARDGVARLENMIAMAGIEMPLKAMRSQISSAVNLIVQASRLQDGSRRMVSITEITGMEGDVISMQEIFRFQRVGLTPDNKIIGHFTATGVRSAYSERFRMWGYDIPPSIYEPFRSE, from the coding sequence ATGTTTTCGCGCTACAAGAAATCCGAAGGACGGGCCGCACAGCCGGTTCCCCAGGTTCCGGTCGAGGAGCCTGCCAAAACCGCCAAACCCGAAAGCCAGGTCAAGCGCAAACTCAAACCCGAGGTCGCGGCGCAGACCGCGGCGATGGACAAGGAAAAGAAGCGCAAGGAACGCCTGGGCGAGATCAAGCTCGAACTGCACCGCGCGCTTCTGGACAACCTCAACCTGTCCGCCCTGGACCAGGCGACCGAATCCGATCTGCGCGAGGAAATCAACGCCATCGCGACCGAGTCGCTCAGCGAGAAAGGCATCGTTCTCAATCGCGACGAACGCCGCACGCTGAACCAGGAGCTTTATGACGAGGTCAAGGGCCTGGGCCCGCTCGAACCGCTGCTGCAGGACGAGGCGATCTCGGACATCCTGGTCAACGGCCCGCACCAGATCTTCGTGGAGAAGGCCGGCAAGCTGACCCTGTCGGACGTGACCTTCAAGGATGAAAAGCACCTGATGCGGATCATCGACAAGATCGTGTCCGCTGTCGGCCGCCGCGTCGATGAAAGCAACCCCTATGTCGACGCCCGTCTTGCCGACGGGTCACGTTTCAACGCGATGGTGCCGCCGATCGCGATCGACGGCTCTCTGGTGTCCATTCGTAAGTTCAAGAAGGACAAGCTGGGCATCGACGACCTGATCCGGTTCGGCGCCTTCACCGAGGAAATGGCCGTCTACCTGCAGGCCGCCGTCGCGACCCGCCTGAATATCATCGTCTCGGGCGGGACCGGTTCGGGCAAGACGACGACACTCAACGCGCTATCCAGCTTCATCGACGACAGCGAACGTATCCTGACCATCGAGGACACGGCCGAACTTCAGCTGCAACAGACCCATGTCGGCCGGATGGAAAGCCGCCCGCCCAACGTCGAAGGCAAGGGTGCGGTCACGCCGCGCGACTGCCTCAAGAACGCGCTGCGGATGCGCCCCGACCGCATTATCGTCGGCGAAACCCGCGGCGAGGAAGTCATCGACATGCTGCAGGCCATGAACACCGGCCACGACGGTTCGATGACGACGATCCACGCCAACAGCGCCCGCGACGGCGTTGCGCGTCTTGAAAACATGATCGCCATGGCCGGGATCGAAATGCCGCTCAAGGCGATGCGATCGCAGATTTCTTCGGCCGTGAACCTGATCGTGCAGGCATCGCGTCTTCAGGACGGGTCGCGCCGGATGGTGTCGATCACCGAAATCACCGGGATGGAAGGTGATGTTATATCAATGCAAGAGATCTTCCGCTTCCAGCGTGTGGGTCTGACCCCCGACAACAAGATCATCGGCCATTTCACTGCCACCGGTGTACGCAGCGCGTATTCCGAACGGTTCCGGATGTGGGGTTACGACATCCCGCCGTCGATCTACGAACCCTTCCGCTCGGAGTAA
- a CDS encoding type II secretion system F family protein, with protein sequence MLSAEPIIYGMIFVGVLVLVEGVYLVAFGKSISLNSKMNRRLEMLDKGSRREDVLAKLRKEMDQHMESRSFPLYSMLADKAQKAAIAFTPKQLIMVMLGVTAAAFLGLTIGTEAILPVRAVMAVGIGVGGVYMWLGHKAKKRLSMIEEQLPDAVELMVRSLRVGHPFSSAISIVSKEIKDPLATEFGIIADESTYGRDVGEALKHMAERLDMQDLRFLAVAVAIQQQSGGNLAEILDGLAKVIRARFRLFRRVKAITAEAQWSGKFLSAFPVGALIFIQVAKPDYYDEVLDHPWFIPCCFIVGIMLTLNIFVMRALVNIKV encoded by the coding sequence ATGCTGAGTGCAGAACCGATCATCTACGGCATGATCTTCGTCGGTGTCCTCGTCCTGGTCGAGGGCGTCTACCTCGTGGCCTTCGGCAAGTCGATCAGCCTCAACAGCAAGATGAACCGGCGGCTCGAGATGCTCGACAAGGGCAGCCGCCGCGAGGACGTTCTGGCCAAGCTCCGCAAGGAGATGGACCAGCATATGGAAAGCCGGTCCTTCCCGCTCTACTCGATGCTGGCGGACAAGGCGCAGAAAGCGGCCATTGCCTTTACACCCAAGCAGCTGATCATGGTCATGCTCGGCGTGACGGCCGCGGCTTTCCTGGGTCTGACCATCGGCACCGAGGCGATCCTGCCCGTGCGCGCGGTGATGGCCGTCGGCATCGGCGTTGGCGGCGTCTACATGTGGCTGGGCCACAAGGCCAAGAAACGCCTGAGCATGATCGAGGAACAATTGCCCGACGCGGTGGAACTGATGGTGCGCTCGCTGCGCGTCGGCCACCCGTTCAGCTCGGCCATCTCGATCGTGTCGAAGGAAATCAAGGACCCCCTGGCCACCGAATTCGGCATCATCGCGGACGAGTCGACCTATGGCCGCGACGTGGGCGAGGCGCTCAAGCACATGGCCGAACGTCTGGACATGCAGGACTTGCGCTTCCTTGCCGTCGCCGTGGCGATCCAGCAGCAATCGGGCGGCAACCTGGCCGAGATCCTGGACGGTCTGGCCAAGGTGATCCGCGCCCGGTTCCGTCTGTTCCGGCGCGTCAAGGCGATCACCGCCGAAGCGCAATGGTCGGGCAAGTTCCTGTCCGCCTTCCCGGTCGGGGCGCTGATCTTCATCCAGGTCGCCAAGCCGGACTACTACGACGAGGTGCTGGACCACCCGTGGTTCATTCCGTGCTGCTTTATCGTGGGCATCATGCTGACGCTGAACATCTTCGTGATGCGGGCGCTCGTGAACATCAAGGTGTAA
- a CDS encoding type II secretion system F family protein, with protein MFDQINQQITDLLGPAGPLLVVAGLAFLLILSTIPLMLRSRPDPMEKLKQTGRQKMDADARAVLRDKRKNEKLNKYAQFLEPQDAKELSQIRMKLLQAGYRSKDAVQFYYFAQFALGIGLLGIGLVYFLLFVNGAESTMQQKLMYILGPGAAGYMFPKYWITKRVEKRKEEIQQGFPDALDMMLVCVEAGQSMDQSIVRVARELRASYPSLADEFEIISHEMKAGKDKAMVLNDMSERCGVQDVSSFTTVLNQATTFGTSISDALRVYAGEMRDKRVMRAEEKANQLPTKMTLTTMMLTVPPLLIILVGPSAVGISEMGSIGQ; from the coding sequence GTGTTTGATCAGATCAACCAACAGATCACCGACCTTTTGGGGCCCGCTGGCCCATTGCTGGTCGTGGCCGGGCTGGCCTTTCTGCTGATCCTGTCGACGATCCCGCTGATGCTTCGCAGCCGGCCGGATCCGATGGAAAAGCTCAAGCAGACCGGCCGCCAGAAGATGGACGCCGACGCCCGTGCGGTGCTGCGCGACAAACGCAAGAACGAGAAGCTGAACAAATACGCCCAGTTCCTCGAACCGCAGGACGCCAAGGAGCTGTCGCAGATCCGCATGAAGCTCTTGCAGGCGGGCTATCGCAGCAAGGACGCGGTGCAGTTTTACTATTTCGCCCAATTCGCGCTTGGCATCGGCCTTCTTGGCATCGGTCTGGTGTATTTCCTGCTGTTCGTGAACGGCGCGGAATCCACGATGCAGCAAAAGCTGATGTACATCCTCGGCCCCGGCGCCGCCGGGTACATGTTCCCTAAATACTGGATCACCAAGCGCGTGGAGAAGCGCAAGGAAGAGATCCAGCAGGGTTTCCCGGATGCGCTCGACATGATGCTGGTCTGCGTCGAGGCCGGCCAGTCGATGGACCAGTCCATCGTCCGCGTCGCGCGCGAATTGCGCGCCTCCTACCCGTCGCTCGCGGATGAATTCGAGATCATCAGCCACGAGATGAAGGCCGGCAAGGACAAGGCCATGGTCCTGAACGACATGTCCGAACGCTGCGGCGTGCAGGACGTGTCGTCCTTCACCACGGTGCTGAACCAGGCCACCACCTTCGGCACCTCGATTTCCGACGCGCTGCGGGTCTATGCCGGGGAAATGCGTGACAAAAGGGTCATGCGCGCCGAAGAAAAGGCAAACCAGTTGCCGACAAAGATGACACTGACGACTATGATGCTGACAGTGCCGCCGCTTCTCATCATCCTGGTGGGGCCGTCCGCGGTGGGCATCAGCGAGATGGGCAGTATCGGGCAATAA
- a CDS encoding tetratricopeptide repeat protein, translated as MRLSLAGCVFATLLLAACSPGGLGTSRDTPFAPGLDPRGEAVDGLVVGHRLMEAGQYDQALQAFTRAAGEKGLTGEVLVALGSANLALGRLNQSETLLRRAVAAEPDWPEAWNNLGVVLIERGQTAEAAEIFRRAFALDNGESDSIRDNLRLALAKMENSDYGDELEQEYKLVRRGSGSYLIRKSS; from the coding sequence ATGCGCTTGTCCCTGGCGGGATGCGTCTTTGCAACCTTGCTATTGGCCGCCTGTTCACCGGGCGGCCTTGGCACGTCGCGCGACACCCCCTTCGCGCCCGGTCTCGACCCGCGCGGCGAGGCGGTGGATGGGCTGGTCGTCGGTCACCGTCTGATGGAAGCCGGCCAATATGACCAGGCATTGCAAGCCTTTACGCGCGCCGCCGGCGAAAAGGGTCTGACCGGAGAAGTGCTGGTCGCGCTTGGTTCGGCCAATCTCGCACTTGGGCGATTGAACCAGTCCGAAACCCTGCTGCGTCGCGCCGTGGCGGCCGAACCGGATTGGCCGGAAGCCTGGAACAACCTGGGCGTCGTGCTGATCGAACGCGGCCAGACCGCCGAGGCGGCCGAGATCTTTCGCAGGGCCTTTGCGCTGGACAATGGCGAAAGTGACTCAATCCGGGACAATTTGCGCTTGGCACTCGCAAAAATGGAAAATTCCGATTATGGTGACGAGTTAGAACAAGAATACAAACTGGTGCGCCGGGGCAGCGGGTCGTATCTGATCCGCAAATCGTCCTGA